A window of Desulfuromonas soudanensis genomic DNA:
GATCATCGCCATTGTCGAGTCCAAGCGCCGCGACAAAGGGCGTGCCTTCACCGACATGGACGATACCTCCGAGGCGATCGCCGCTCACATCATCGACTTCTTCAGCAACGAAGTCGCCAAGGGGCGTCTGCCGAAGAACCTCCTCCCCCTGCAGTCCGGTGTCGGTTCCATCGCCAACGCCGTCGTCGGCGGACTGGCCAAGGGTCCCTTCAAGAACCTCACCGTCTACACCGAGGTTCTCCAGGACACCATGCTCGACCTCTTCGACTCGGGGAAGCTCGACTTTGCCTCCTCCTGCTCCCTCTCCCTTTCCGAGTCGCCGGGTTTCCCCCGCTTCTTCGACAACTGGGAGAAGTACGCTGACAAGATCGTGCTGCGCCCCCTGTCGATCTCCAACGCTCCCGAGCCGATCCGCCGGCTGGGGTGTATCGCCATGAACACCCCCGTCGAGTTCGACATCTACGCCCACGCCAACTCGACCCTGGTCGGCGGGACCCGGATGATCAACGGCCTCGGCGGCTCCGGCGACTTCCTGCGCAACGGCTTCCTGAAGATCATGCACTCGCCGTCGACCCGTCCGTCCAAGACCGACCCCATCGGCATCACCTGCGTCGTCCCCAAGGCGCCCCACATCGACCACACCGAGCACGACCTCGACGTGCTGGTCACCGAGCAGGGTCTTGCCGACCTTCGCGGCCTCGCCCCCAAGGATCGCGCCCAGATGATGATCGACAAGTGCGTTCATCCCGAGTACAAGCCGATCATCCAGGAATACTTCGACATGGCGAAGAAGGAGTGCCTGGCCAAGGGTATCGGCCACGAACCCCAGCTCTTCGATCGCTGCTTCAAGATGCAGCAGAACCTCGCCAAAAACGGCACCATGAGGATCAAGAACTGGGACATCAAGATCGACCTCTGCGAGTAATCGCCCTGGTTCTTCTGACACAGACAAAGCCCCGCCGGGAAACCGGCGGGGCTTTTTTCATTTCAGACCGTCCCTTCCCCGGGTTGGGAGGCCAGATTATATGTTGCCGGCCTGGAGGAATCGGCACGGCTCATGCTAAAGATGTACTTTTTTCACCGATCCGTCCCCTCGACGGATCCTGGCACTCCGGAGACAACAACCGCCGGCACTCTCGGATGAAGCTCCGCTGAGCCCTCCCGGTTGAGCGCTTCCCGGCTGTACCCCTCCGGCGACGGCGTTTTTTTGCCCCTTTATGTTTTTCGATCCTGTCGATTTTTTGACCCTGTCCATTTTTTGACGGGTTTTCATCAACTCACCACCCAAACACCCCAGGAATGAAGAGGAGAGAATGACCAAGAAGAAAAAGATCATGACGGTCGACGATTCGGCGAGTGTGCGCCAGATGATGTCCTTCACCCTGAAGCAGGCCGGTTACGATGTGGTCGAGGCGGTCGACGGCGAGGACGCCCTGGCCAAATTCGCCACCGAGAACGTGCAGATGCTGATTACCGACCTCAACATGCCGAAGATGGACGGGACGGCGCTGATTCGCGAAGTGCGCAAGGACGCCGCCAACCGCTTCATGCCGATCCTCATGCTGACGACCGAATCCCAGGAGAGTAAAAGGCAGGAGGGGAAAAGCGCCGGCGCTTCGGCCTGGATCGTCAAGCCCTTCAAGCCGGAGCAGCTACTCGGGGTGGTGCGCATGGTCCTGGCGTAACCGCCCGTTTCCTGGCCTTCGTTTCGTCAGTCACCACCAGTTGTCCCAAGACTCTCCCGTCACCGGACTCGGATTTAAAAACACCCCAGGGGCCCGCCGGCCCCTGGGGTGTTTTTTCTGCAAATATCAAAGGAGCCAGGACTCATCCGGCACTTTTTATGCATTACCCTTAAATATATCGAATTTGGTTATATTCCCCTCGCCGATCTCCCATAAGGCAAAACACATTTAAAAATAAGGACATAGTTGTTGACTTACAGGGATGAATGACCCTAAGGTCGACCTGGATAGACAAAAAAACAGTTCCTCTCCGATAAGAGTAATGCCGGATCAATCCGGCAGCACAAAGCCGCGGGCCTCCACGTGAGGACAGCCGGGCTGCCGAAGAGAGGGCCTCAGACGAACCGGACGCTTGCCGCTCCGGTGATGTCAGGCGCCCTTTTTGCTGAAAAAGGGGCGCCTTTTTGTTATTAAATTCAATAACTTGACCACAATGAAACAGCTCGCCCACCGGCCCGGGGAGAGCCGCCGTCTTCTGGGACAACGACAGAGGCCCAGAACAATCGGATAGAGAAAAGCCCCGTGGCTCTCTCCCCAGGCCAATTCAAGAGGTCATTATGAACAACTTAAAACAGATGACCCTGCTGTTTGTAGAAGACCAGAATCTATTGCGCAAGGCAATGGGAGACCTCCTTTCACCCTATTGCGGCAAATTGCTCTTCGCCGACAACGGCCGCCAGGCGCTGGAGATCTTCCAGCGGGAAAAGCCCGACCTAGTCCTGACCGATATCATCATGCCCCTTATGGACGGTCTCGCCCTCACTGAAGAGCTCAGCAAACTCAGCCCGGAAACCCCGGTGGTTCTTCTCAGCGCCTATTCCGATGT
This region includes:
- a CDS encoding acetyl-CoA hydrolase/transferase C-terminal domain-containing protein; amino-acid sequence: MSEFGTLESRIRRKSLMKKVMKAEETIQFFKSGMNLGWSGFTPAGYPKAVPIALADHVEKNNLQGKMKFNLFIGASVGAETENRWAQLDMIDRRWPYQTGKDISKGINEGRIRMGDKHLSLFAQDLGYGFYTENGRIDLAIIEVSAITEDCGLVLTSSCGVVPELMMVADRIILEVNTGQPSFEGMHDIVMSQNPPNRQPYLITKASSRIGTTSVPCDPDKIIAIVESKRRDKGRAFTDMDDTSEAIAAHIIDFFSNEVAKGRLPKNLLPLQSGVGSIANAVVGGLAKGPFKNLTVYTEVLQDTMLDLFDSGKLDFASSCSLSLSESPGFPRFFDNWEKYADKIVLRPLSISNAPEPIRRLGCIAMNTPVEFDIYAHANSTLVGGTRMINGLGGSGDFLRNGFLKIMHSPSTRPSKTDPIGITCVVPKAPHIDHTEHDLDVLVTEQGLADLRGLAPKDRAQMMIDKCVHPEYKPIIQEYFDMAKKECLAKGIGHEPQLFDRCFKMQQNLAKNGTMRIKNWDIKIDLCE
- a CDS encoding response regulator, translated to MTKKKKIMTVDDSASVRQMMSFTLKQAGYDVVEAVDGEDALAKFATENVQMLITDLNMPKMDGTALIREVRKDAANRFMPILMLTTESQESKRQEGKSAGASAWIVKPFKPEQLLGVVRMVLA